In one window of Nocardiopsis aegyptia DNA:
- a CDS encoding serine/threonine protein kinase gives MESADPERIGRYRLINRLGSGGMGQVFLGRSAGGRAVAIKRIHPHMAADASFRERFAREVTAARQVSGAFTAPVIDAGPDDEVPWLVTSYVPSLPLDEAIQAYGPLPEASVHVLAAGLAEALAEIHRVGLIHRDLKPGNVLLSEDGPRVIDFGIARATDGTAATQSVIGTPGFMSPEQVQGEALGPASDLFAYGAVLAFAATGTGPFGEGNMPTMVMRIISREPDLSAVPESLRHLVAACLSKDASGRPGPGEILDYLGDVPAGTAWLPPAVMRGVQEQVAKVNQALAGSAHDPQATGGHRRTEVLGAGGAAALGGAAGAAAGAAAAGALGDDQSTRIAPSGGVPGGLGAGEYGATSVMGSEGHQTPAQGQGYQPTARFPATQQQPGTPPTAQYGQGAYGQGQAQYAQGQGQYGQQGRPGDDDPYAGLYGERRGGADTAGYQQQEQQRRMQAEQARAQQQAEEQRRRAEQQRQMEEQRRRQEAERAHRERLRAEQEATRRAQAQARHADQPGVWGFVKLLPLLILPLVQIPLGYGASLAWEWFTTESQLWNGMAFTFEPLSMDGFWSAMMLGYFLFNNLVSLEFLVRSLRTAFVTGAVLALGVIAATNFLLYGFGFWG, from the coding sequence TTGGAGAGCGCGGATCCGGAGAGGATCGGCCGGTACCGGCTGATCAACCGCCTGGGATCCGGTGGCATGGGCCAGGTGTTCCTGGGGCGTTCGGCCGGGGGGAGAGCGGTCGCGATCAAGCGCATCCACCCGCACATGGCCGCCGACGCCTCCTTCCGCGAGCGCTTCGCCCGCGAGGTGACGGCGGCCCGCCAGGTCAGCGGTGCCTTCACCGCCCCCGTCATCGACGCCGGACCCGACGACGAGGTGCCCTGGCTGGTCACCTCCTACGTCCCCTCGCTGCCGCTGGACGAGGCGATCCAGGCCTACGGGCCGCTGCCCGAGGCCAGCGTGCACGTGCTCGCGGCGGGCCTGGCCGAGGCGCTCGCCGAGATCCACCGGGTCGGGCTGATCCACCGCGACCTCAAGCCCGGCAACGTCCTGCTGTCCGAGGACGGGCCCCGGGTCATCGACTTCGGCATCGCCCGCGCCACCGACGGCACGGCCGCCACGCAGTCGGTCATCGGCACCCCGGGCTTCATGAGCCCCGAACAGGTCCAGGGCGAGGCGCTCGGCCCCGCCAGCGACCTGTTCGCCTACGGTGCCGTCCTGGCCTTCGCCGCCACGGGCACCGGACCCTTCGGCGAGGGCAACATGCCCACGATGGTCATGCGCATCATCAGCCGCGAGCCGGACCTGTCCGCGGTCCCGGAGTCACTGCGCCACCTGGTGGCGGCGTGCCTGTCCAAGGACGCCTCCGGGCGGCCCGGACCCGGGGAGATCCTCGACTACCTCGGTGACGTGCCCGCGGGCACCGCCTGGCTGCCCCCGGCGGTGATGAGGGGCGTGCAGGAGCAGGTCGCCAAGGTCAACCAGGCGCTGGCGGGCTCGGCGCACGACCCCCAGGCCACCGGCGGGCACCGCCGCACCGAGGTCCTGGGCGCGGGCGGCGCGGCCGCTCTGGGCGGGGCCGCGGGCGCCGCCGCCGGAGCCGCCGCGGCGGGCGCGCTCGGTGATGACCAGTCCACCCGCATCGCCCCGTCGGGCGGTGTTCCGGGCGGCCTGGGCGCGGGCGAGTACGGTGCCACGTCGGTCATGGGCTCCGAGGGGCACCAGACCCCCGCCCAGGGGCAGGGCTACCAGCCCACCGCCCGGTTCCCCGCCACCCAGCAGCAACCGGGGACGCCGCCCACGGCCCAGTACGGGCAGGGCGCCTACGGCCAGGGGCAGGCACAGTACGCCCAGGGCCAGGGCCAGTACGGGCAGCAGGGCCGTCCCGGTGACGACGACCCCTACGCGGGGCTGTACGGCGAGCGCCGCGGCGGCGCCGACACCGCCGGGTACCAGCAGCAGGAGCAGCAGCGCCGGATGCAGGCCGAGCAGGCGCGGGCCCAGCAGCAGGCGGAGGAGCAGCGGCGCCGGGCCGAGCAGCAGCGGCAGATGGAGGAGCAGCGCCGCCGCCAGGAGGCCGAGCGCGCGCACCGCGAGCGCCTGCGCGCCGAACAGGAGGCCACGCGCCGGGCCCAGGCCCAGGCGCGCCACGCCGACCAGCCGGGCGTGTGGGGCTTCGTCAAGCTGCTGCCGCTGCTGATCCTGCCGCTGGTCCAGATCCCGCTGGGCTACGGCGCCTCGCTGGCCTGGGAGTGGTTCACCACCGAGAGTCAGCTGTGGAACGGAATGGCCTTCACCTTCGAGCCCCTGAGCATGGACGGGTTCTGGAGCGCGATGATGCTCGGCTACTTCCTGTTCAACAACCTGGTGTCGTTGGAGTTCCTGGTGCGCTCGCTGCGCACGGCGTTCGTCACGGGCGCGGTGCTGGCCCTGGGCGTCATCGCCGCCACGAACTTCCTGCTCTACGGGTTCGGCTTCTGGGGCTGA
- a CDS encoding TetR family transcriptional regulator, whose translation MKPGETNPERLWTRTRRAAYAEITDIAMRLFLSQGFDATTIDEIASASGISRRSFFRYFGTKEDIVLSDLVREGEEARRALEERPESEPPWTALRNVVLSVSGPSHDHERRLKVTKMMYETPSLRSRCFEKHLQWQEQIVPEVRRRLAGEHAVEQWPDVRARSLVASAIACLDIAGEAWARADGDVPLGELLEAAFDAVGRTREP comes from the coding sequence GTGAAACCCGGAGAGACGAACCCCGAGCGCCTATGGACGCGGACGCGACGCGCTGCCTACGCGGAGATCACCGACATCGCGATGCGCCTTTTCCTGAGCCAGGGCTTCGATGCCACGACGATCGACGAGATCGCGAGCGCCTCCGGCATCTCGCGGCGGTCGTTCTTCCGGTACTTCGGCACCAAGGAGGACATCGTGCTCAGCGACCTGGTACGCGAGGGCGAGGAGGCCCGGCGCGCACTGGAGGAGCGGCCCGAGTCCGAGCCCCCCTGGACCGCGCTGCGCAACGTCGTGCTGAGCGTCTCCGGCCCCTCCCACGACCACGAGCGCAGGCTAAAGGTCACGAAGATGATGTACGAGACGCCCTCGCTCAGGTCCCGATGCTTCGAGAAGCACCTGCAGTGGCAGGAGCAGATCGTCCCCGAGGTCCGGCGCCGGCTCGCCGGCGAGCACGCAGTGGAGCAGTGGCCGGACGTGCGCGCCCGTTCCCTGGTCGCGTCCGCCATCGCCTGCCTGGACATCGCAGGAGAGGCTTGGGCCCGTGCGGACGGGGATGTCCCCCTCGGGGAGCTGCTGGAGGCGGCCTTCGACGCGGTGGGCCGCACGCGCGAGCCCTGA
- a CDS encoding endo-1,4-beta-xylanase: MCATALLALTQPWADDGPPPGSGDLPALARAHGVDLGVAVAVEPLLRDGDYQDVVEGHYTSVTAENTMKWEHVQPERGVFDWSGPDAVVGFAEDRGMNVRGHTLLWHNQQPEWLSQGEWTSDELRGVLREHMEALMGRYQGRIGAWDVINEPFEDGGPFLRENLWYQVLGEDYIAEALRMAHEVDPQARLYINEFNIEGGGAKADALYALAADLLDRGVPLHGIGFQSHFVHGQVPENLAETMTRFTDLGLEVTVTELDVRIAEPVSEEAVQEQREEFRHVVAACLDVPACQGVTVWGVSDAHSWIPEWFPGYGAATPFDEDYAPKPALWGMVDALSREPSERSATRTAPGAGGRSRVRR, encoded by the coding sequence ATGTGCGCGACGGCGCTGCTGGCGCTCACCCAGCCCTGGGCCGATGACGGCCCGCCGCCGGGCTCGGGGGACCTGCCCGCGCTGGCCCGGGCCCACGGCGTGGACCTGGGCGTGGCGGTGGCGGTCGAGCCGCTGCTGCGGGACGGCGACTACCAGGACGTGGTCGAGGGGCACTACACGTCGGTGACCGCCGAGAACACCATGAAGTGGGAGCACGTCCAGCCCGAGCGCGGCGTGTTCGACTGGAGCGGCCCGGACGCGGTCGTCGGCTTCGCCGAGGACCGCGGGATGAACGTGCGCGGGCACACCCTGCTGTGGCACAACCAGCAGCCGGAGTGGCTGTCGCAGGGCGAGTGGACCTCCGACGAACTGCGCGGGGTCCTGCGCGAGCACATGGAGGCGCTCATGGGGCGCTACCAGGGCCGGATCGGGGCGTGGGACGTCATCAACGAGCCGTTCGAGGACGGCGGGCCCTTCCTGCGCGAGAACCTGTGGTACCAGGTGCTGGGCGAGGACTACATCGCCGAGGCGCTGCGCATGGCGCACGAGGTCGATCCCCAGGCGCGGCTCTACATCAACGAGTTCAACATCGAGGGCGGCGGGGCCAAGGCCGACGCCCTGTACGCGCTGGCCGCCGACCTGCTGGACCGCGGGGTGCCGCTGCACGGCATCGGGTTCCAGAGCCACTTCGTGCACGGCCAGGTCCCGGAGAACCTGGCCGAGACGATGACCCGCTTCACCGACCTGGGCCTGGAGGTGACCGTCACCGAACTGGACGTGCGCATCGCCGAACCGGTGTCGGAGGAGGCCGTCCAGGAGCAGCGGGAGGAGTTCCGCCACGTGGTGGCGGCGTGCCTGGACGTCCCGGCCTGCCAGGGGGTGACCGTGTGGGGCGTCAGCGACGCCCACTCGTGGATTCCCGAGTGGTTCCCCGGCTATGGCGCGGCCACGCCCTTCGACGAGGACTACGCGCCCAAACCGGCCCTGTGGGGCATGGTGGACGCGCTCTCCCGGGAGCCCTCGGAGCGCTCGGCCACACGAACGGCCCCGGGGGCCGGCGGCCGGTCCCGGGTGCGGCGCTGA
- a CDS encoding serine hydrolase: MSTTDTPAPRVHVRDIDGTGELGHRADEPLALASVAKVLITLEFARQAATGALDPAERVVARREDRLGGSGTAGFADDVELSLRDCANLAMTISDNTAADLIEARVGTEPVDLLVRELGLEHTRFVGGPRALLRAMLDDARATGADPAAPRPPDPARVTSSTPRDLTRLLQLVWTDAAAPPRACAFVRELMARQLVRTRLGSAFAPPIRVSGKTGTLPGLRMEAGVVEYPDGHRYAVAVAAVGAQAHGHGPEVDAALGRAARAAVERLRGRPGTDPRAPAPPAGPADVIR; the protein is encoded by the coding sequence GTGAGCACCACCGACACCCCCGCGCCGCGCGTGCACGTCCGCGACATCGACGGCACCGGCGAACTCGGCCACCGCGCCGACGAACCCCTCGCCCTGGCCTCCGTGGCCAAGGTCCTCATCACCCTGGAGTTCGCCCGACAGGCCGCCACCGGCGCACTCGACCCGGCCGAGCGGGTCGTGGCCCGACGGGAGGACCGCCTCGGCGGCTCGGGCACGGCCGGGTTCGCCGACGACGTGGAGCTGTCCCTGCGCGACTGCGCCAACCTCGCCATGACCATCAGCGACAACACCGCCGCCGACCTCATCGAGGCGCGCGTGGGCACCGAACCGGTCGACCTGCTCGTGCGGGAGCTGGGCCTGGAGCACACGCGCTTCGTCGGAGGGCCGCGCGCCCTGCTGCGCGCCATGCTCGACGACGCCCGCGCCACCGGAGCCGATCCCGCGGCCCCGCGCCCGCCGGACCCCGCCCGGGTCACCTCCAGCACGCCGCGCGACCTCACCCGCCTGCTCCAGCTCGTGTGGACCGACGCCGCCGCGCCGCCGCGGGCCTGCGCCTTCGTGCGCGAACTCATGGCGCGCCAGCTCGTGCGGACCCGCCTGGGGTCGGCCTTCGCGCCCCCGATCCGCGTCAGCGGCAAGACCGGCACCCTGCCCGGCCTGCGCATGGAGGCCGGCGTCGTGGAGTACCCCGACGGCCACCGCTACGCCGTCGCCGTGGCGGCGGTGGGCGCCCAGGCCCACGGTCACGGGCCCGAGGTCGACGCCGCCCTGGGTCGGGCCGCCCGCGCCGCGGTGGAGCGCCTGCGCGGGCGGCCCGGAACCGATCCGCGCGCCCCCGCGCCCCCGGCCGGCCCCGCTGACGTCATCCGATAG
- a CDS encoding SDR family NAD(P)-dependent oxidoreductase produces MQAIDYRAQTVLITGASSGLGAEFARQLAARSADVVLVARRLDRLEKLAGEIAERYGTGAIPISMDLAEPRVGETLDRELAARGTQVTGVVNNAGFATYGPFHEEDRERLAAEIAVDITSVVDISRTFIGRLRERGHGFLVNVASMAGYQAAPSLAVYGAAKAFVLSFTEALWYEARGTGLRVLALSPGATQTEFFEVAGEGADGGSRRMTAKAVVETALAALDRRNPPPSVVAGRSNRLSLLLTRFVSRRRTTMVLGRMMGGARKDR; encoded by the coding sequence ATGCAAGCGATCGACTATCGCGCACAGACGGTTCTGATCACGGGGGCGAGCTCGGGCCTGGGAGCCGAGTTCGCCCGACAGCTCGCCGCACGCAGCGCCGACGTGGTGCTTGTCGCGCGCCGCCTCGACCGGCTGGAGAAACTCGCGGGAGAAATCGCCGAGAGGTACGGGACCGGGGCCATCCCGATCTCCATGGACCTGGCGGAGCCCCGGGTCGGAGAGACCCTCGACCGGGAACTGGCCGCACGGGGCACCCAGGTCACGGGCGTCGTCAACAACGCGGGGTTCGCTACCTACGGCCCCTTCCACGAGGAGGACCGGGAACGGCTGGCCGCCGAGATCGCCGTGGACATCACCAGCGTCGTCGACATCAGCCGCACCTTCATCGGGCGCCTGCGCGAGCGCGGCCACGGGTTCCTGGTCAACGTCGCGAGCATGGCGGGCTATCAGGCGGCCCCCTCCCTGGCCGTCTACGGCGCCGCCAAGGCGTTCGTCCTCTCCTTCACCGAGGCGCTGTGGTACGAGGCACGCGGCACGGGCCTGCGAGTGCTGGCGCTGTCGCCCGGAGCCACCCAGACCGAGTTCTTCGAGGTCGCGGGGGAGGGCGCGGACGGGGGTTCACGCAGGATGACGGCGAAGGCGGTCGTGGAGACGGCCCTGGCCGCGCTCGACCGGCGCAACCCCCCGCCCAGCGTGGTCGCCGGCCGGTCCAACCGGCTCTCCCTGCTGCTCACGCGCTTCGTCAGCCGCAGACGGACCACCATGGTCCTGGGAAGGATGATGGGCGGCGCGCGCAAGGACCGGTGA
- a CDS encoding MBL fold metallo-hydrolase: MDRRGFLRGAAASGALAPLLGSTAAAAAAAAPRPRAGQGPSYRWLGVSGWRIDLPERSVLVDPYLSRFDTGLFDPERPFDSATGLTVDTAVVDEHTADIGADGLILVTHAHWDHFADVPHIATTTEARVVGTLTTGLLAQAMGVPAGKTSPVKGGEVLDFGDCVVEVVPSLHSRNRNHSLAFPGHRSEVPQPAPATIADLPEGDTLAFQVTPASGPSAFFMGGSDFVERAVGGLAPDIAMVALPNTSSTHEYVPRLLEALDRPRTVVPVHWDHFERPLTNPPVDGTGEGMSVEEFTRIVRRVSPHSTVRVPEYLTPVTYS, translated from the coding sequence ATGGATAGACGAGGATTCCTGCGCGGAGCCGCCGCGAGCGGTGCCCTGGCACCCCTGCTCGGGAGCACGGCCGCCGCCGCGGCCGCGGCGGCACCCCGGCCGAGGGCGGGACAGGGACCGTCCTACCGCTGGCTGGGCGTCAGCGGCTGGCGGATCGACCTGCCCGAGCGCTCGGTCCTGGTCGACCCCTACCTCTCCCGCTTCGACACCGGCCTGTTCGATCCCGAACGGCCCTTCGACTCCGCCACCGGGCTGACCGTCGACACGGCCGTGGTGGACGAGCACACCGCCGACATCGGCGCGGACGGGCTCATCCTGGTCACGCACGCGCACTGGGACCACTTCGCCGACGTGCCCCACATCGCCACCACCACCGAGGCCCGGGTCGTGGGCACGCTCACCACCGGCCTGCTCGCCCAGGCGATGGGCGTGCCCGCCGGGAAGACCTCCCCGGTCAAGGGCGGCGAGGTGCTCGACTTCGGGGACTGCGTCGTCGAGGTCGTCCCCTCCCTGCACAGCCGCAACCGCAACCACTCCCTGGCCTTCCCCGGCCACCGGTCTGAGGTCCCCCAGCCCGCCCCGGCCACCATCGCCGACCTGCCCGAGGGCGACACCCTCGCCTTCCAGGTCACGCCCGCCTCCGGCCCCTCGGCCTTCTTCATGGGCGGCAGCGACTTCGTGGAGCGCGCCGTCGGCGGGCTCGCCCCCGACATCGCCATGGTCGCGCTGCCCAACACCTCCAGCACCCACGAGTACGTGCCCCGCCTGCTGGAGGCGCTGGACCGCCCCCGCACCGTCGTGCCCGTCCACTGGGACCACTTCGAGCGCCCGCTCACCAACCCGCCCGTGGACGGCACCGGCGAGGGCATGAGCGTGGAGGAGTTCACCCGGATCGTGCGCCGGGTCTCCCCGCACTCGACCGTGCGCGTACCGGAGTACCTGACTCCCGTCACCTACTCCTGA
- a CDS encoding LysR family transcriptional regulator produces MDLGRHLRYFLVVAREGHFGDAALELGIAQPALSQSVRRLEDELGVVLFDRSRRRVELTPAGRLLVDQARLVVGAEARLRETMRRVRDGELGALRAGVPPGTSAVELRGLLTGMAERAPDLDVDLGEMNGAELVRALGAGTADTGLVTAPFEGADLVGRLVRSAPVGAVVPRDSVWARAREVALADLAGRDLVVSARTAAPEWFERVLAVCRDHGWVPPRVREAGDADFLLGLVLAGRGVALETAATAAREPRLAWRPLAGAPLLRRTEAVYPAEGAHPAAAMFAEVAAEVFADGCEAGRLTAGAGEQPWSLVYGGEGAALILPGEAGAERPETV; encoded by the coding sequence GTGGATCTCGGACGTCATCTGCGGTACTTCCTCGTGGTCGCGCGGGAGGGGCACTTCGGCGACGCGGCGCTGGAGCTGGGGATCGCCCAGCCGGCGCTGAGCCAGTCGGTGCGCCGACTGGAGGACGAACTGGGCGTGGTCCTGTTCGACCGCTCGCGGCGGCGGGTGGAGCTGACTCCGGCGGGTCGGCTGCTCGTCGACCAGGCGCGGCTGGTCGTGGGCGCCGAGGCCCGGCTGCGGGAGACGATGCGGCGGGTGCGCGACGGTGAGCTGGGCGCCCTGCGCGCGGGCGTGCCGCCGGGGACGTCGGCGGTGGAACTGCGGGGCCTGCTGACGGGGATGGCCGAACGGGCGCCCGACCTGGACGTGGACCTGGGCGAGATGAACGGCGCGGAGCTGGTGCGGGCGCTGGGCGCGGGCACGGCGGACACGGGTCTGGTCACGGCGCCCTTCGAGGGCGCGGACCTGGTGGGACGCCTGGTGCGCAGCGCGCCGGTGGGCGCGGTCGTGCCGCGGGACTCGGTGTGGGCGCGCGCCCGGGAGGTGGCCCTGGCCGACCTGGCGGGGCGGGACCTGGTGGTGTCGGCGCGCACGGCCGCGCCGGAGTGGTTCGAGCGGGTGCTGGCGGTGTGCCGGGACCACGGATGGGTGCCGCCCCGGGTACGGGAGGCCGGGGACGCGGACTTCCTCTTGGGCCTGGTGCTGGCCGGACGTGGAGTGGCCCTGGAGACCGCGGCCACGGCCGCCCGGGAGCCGCGTCTGGCCTGGCGGCCCCTGGCGGGGGCGCCGCTGCTGCGCAGGACCGAGGCGGTGTATCCGGCGGAGGGCGCGCATCCCGCCGCCGCGATGTTCGCCGAGGTCGCGGCGGAGGTGTTCGCGGACGGGTGCGAGGCGGGTCGGCTCACGGCGGGGGCCGGTGAGCAGCCCTGGTCGCTGGTGTACGGGGGTGAGGGCGCAGCCCTCATCCTGCCCGGGGAGGCCGGCGCGGAGCGTCCCGAGACCGTGTGA
- a CDS encoding cytochrome P450 has product MPLPDTLRPDSLRVDARLRLARGLSWVAAQRGDHPSRLLHWPWRENPYPTYARLREQGPVVTSSLGFLSANSHAAVREVLRGRDFGVEPPEGFSSPAQFRVVDLSFLQMDAPEHTRLRALARPAFTPRRMRGYASEIEKITGELLDRALARGGFDLMADFAQKLPIAVISRLLGIPERDDAEFVRIGNLLGGALDGAQSARHVRQIRNASAELDVMFERLMAERRRDPREDVISALVADTDEGRMSAAELRDMCRLLLLAGFETTVNLIGNGMMALLRHRDQWERLVADPELAGSAVEESLRFDSPVQLTGRWAHTDTEVDGVRVRRGGQVMALIGSADRDPAHFAEPDRFDITRTDAGDHLAFSGGEHYCLGAPLARLEGRIALRALAERAPGLRPTAMPTRRRTLTVRSLSAFPVTTGSR; this is encoded by the coding sequence ATGCCGTTGCCCGACACCCTCCGCCCGGACTCGCTGCGCGTGGACGCGCGGCTGCGGCTGGCCCGGGGCCTGTCCTGGGTGGCCGCCCAGCGGGGCGACCACCCCAGCCGCCTCCTGCACTGGCCCTGGCGGGAGAACCCCTACCCCACCTACGCGCGCCTGCGCGAGCAGGGCCCGGTCGTCACCAGCTCGCTGGGGTTCCTGAGCGCGAACTCCCACGCCGCCGTGCGCGAGGTCCTGCGCGGCCGCGACTTCGGCGTCGAGCCGCCCGAGGGCTTCTCCTCCCCCGCCCAGTTCCGCGTGGTGGACCTGTCGTTCCTGCAGATGGACGCGCCCGAGCACACGCGGCTGCGCGCGCTGGCCCGGCCCGCGTTCACTCCCCGCAGGATGCGCGGGTACGCCTCGGAGATCGAGAAGATCACCGGCGAACTGCTGGACCGGGCCCTGGCACGCGGCGGCTTCGACCTCATGGCCGACTTCGCCCAGAAGCTGCCGATCGCGGTGATCAGCCGACTGCTGGGCATCCCCGAGCGCGACGACGCGGAGTTCGTGCGCATCGGCAACCTCCTGGGCGGCGCGCTCGACGGCGCCCAGTCGGCGCGTCACGTGCGACAGATCCGGAACGCCTCGGCAGAATTGGACGTGATGTTCGAGCGGCTCATGGCCGAGCGGCGCCGGGACCCGAGGGAGGACGTGATCTCCGCGCTGGTGGCCGACACCGACGAGGGGCGGATGAGCGCCGCCGAACTGCGGGACATGTGCCGCCTGCTGCTGTTGGCCGGCTTCGAGACCACGGTCAACCTCATCGGGAACGGGATGATGGCGCTGCTGCGCCACCGTGACCAGTGGGAGCGCCTGGTGGCCGACCCGGAGCTCGCGGGCAGTGCTGTGGAGGAGTCCCTGCGGTTCGACTCACCGGTGCAGCTGACCGGCCGCTGGGCGCACACCGACACCGAGGTGGACGGGGTGCGCGTGCGGCGCGGCGGACAGGTGATGGCCCTGATCGGATCGGCCGATCGCGACCCGGCCCACTTCGCCGAACCCGACCGCTTCGACATCACCCGAACCGACGCCGGCGACCACCTGGCCTTCTCCGGCGGCGAACACTACTGCCTGGGTGCGCCCCTGGCCAGGCTGGAGGGGCGGATCGCACTGCGGGCCCTGGCCGAGCGCGCGCCGGGGCTGCGGCCCACCGCGATGCCCACGCGCCGGCGCACGCTCACCGTGCGCTCGCTGTCGGCGTTCCCCGTCACGACCGGTTCCCGGTAG
- a CDS encoding sucrase ferredoxin: MRLPTAPDGSRGCSALARYTGEQIAGTAGRTGGWLLVEHNGPWRHPALASPGLDRGAASELARRVAERDVKPQLIKRPGRVRADDGGPLRAYLAHTGRDGSWARRVDFHDLAELLEYDVTAAEHPEPPDFGVPVDHTLYLVCTHAKKDPCCAVLGRPVAAALAGGEAEVWETTHVGGDRFAANLVALPQGVYFGRLDPASAVRTVTAFERGEVDPEHYRGRCTDSSAAQAAEAALRARLGTVGLDEVVHLDETDTGTGVRVTLGHGGGVYTVSVATVEGRACPTTCSAVEPTRPVHHEVTDISREPSAAPAR; this comes from the coding sequence GTGCGCCTGCCCACCGCCCCCGATGGCAGCCGAGGATGCTCGGCCCTGGCCCGCTACACCGGCGAGCAGATCGCCGGAACCGCGGGCCGGACCGGCGGCTGGCTCCTGGTGGAGCACAACGGGCCCTGGCGCCACCCCGCCCTGGCCAGCCCCGGCCTGGACCGCGGGGCCGCCTCCGAACTGGCCCGGCGCGTGGCCGAGCGCGACGTCAAGCCCCAGCTCATCAAGCGCCCGGGCCGCGTCCGCGCCGACGATGGCGGCCCGCTGCGCGCCTATCTCGCGCACACCGGCCGCGACGGGTCCTGGGCGCGCCGCGTGGACTTCCACGACCTGGCCGAGCTGCTGGAGTACGACGTCACCGCGGCGGAACACCCCGAGCCGCCCGACTTCGGCGTCCCCGTCGACCACACCCTGTACCTGGTGTGCACCCACGCCAAGAAGGACCCGTGCTGCGCGGTCCTGGGCCGCCCGGTGGCCGCCGCCCTGGCCGGCGGCGAGGCCGAGGTGTGGGAGACCACCCACGTGGGCGGCGACCGCTTCGCCGCCAACCTCGTGGCCCTCCCCCAGGGCGTGTACTTCGGCCGGCTGGACCCCGCCTCGGCGGTGCGCACCGTGACCGCCTTCGAGCGCGGCGAGGTCGACCCGGAGCACTACCGCGGCCGCTGCACCGACTCCTCCGCCGCCCAGGCGGCCGAGGCGGCGCTGCGCGCACGGCTGGGCACGGTGGGCCTGGACGAGGTCGTCCACCTGGACGAGACCGACACCGGGACCGGCGTGCGCGTCACCCTGGGCCACGGCGGCGGCGTGTACACGGTCTCGGTCGCCACCGTCGAGGGCCGGGCGTGCCCGACCACCTGCTCGGCCGTCGAGCCCACCCGCCCGGTGCACCACGAGGTCACCGACATCTCGCGGGAGCCGTCCGCGGCCCCCGCCCGCTGA
- a CDS encoding ABC transporter substrate-binding protein: MRRPLAALTAGAALLAATACGAQGASSEEDGGLTTLTAGVIPIVDVAPVYLGVEQGIFAEHGIDLRLESGSGGAAIVPGVISGEFDLGFSNLVSLIVAREEGLPLVTLSNGATTVGEQGADFGGVFVPADSPVESAADLEGATVAINNLNNIGDTTVRESVREAGGDPAAVEFLELPFPDMPAALETGQIDAVWAVEPFASIIRESGEREIASNFVDTHENLSVAAYFAAEPRVAEDPELFDELTAALEESLAYAEAHPDEVRSVITTYTEIDQSVIEELTLPRFPADIDTDSVQTLADLMVEDGLIDSEPDLDTLYR; the protein is encoded by the coding sequence ATGCGTCGTCCACTGGCCGCCCTCACCGCGGGTGCCGCCCTCCTGGCCGCCACCGCCTGCGGAGCGCAGGGGGCGTCCTCGGAGGAGGACGGCGGTCTGACCACCCTCACCGCGGGCGTCATCCCCATCGTCGACGTCGCCCCCGTCTACCTCGGCGTGGAACAGGGCATCTTCGCCGAGCACGGCATCGACCTCCGGTTGGAGTCCGGCTCCGGCGGCGCCGCCATCGTCCCCGGCGTCATCAGCGGCGAGTTCGACCTCGGATTCAGCAACCTGGTCTCGCTCATCGTCGCCCGCGAGGAGGGCCTGCCCCTGGTCACGCTCTCCAACGGCGCCACCACCGTGGGGGAGCAGGGCGCCGACTTCGGCGGCGTCTTCGTCCCCGCCGACAGCCCCGTCGAGAGCGCCGCCGACCTGGAGGGCGCCACGGTGGCGATCAACAACCTCAACAACATCGGCGACACCACCGTCCGCGAGTCCGTGCGCGAGGCCGGGGGAGACCCCGCCGCGGTCGAGTTCCTCGAACTGCCCTTCCCGGACATGCCCGCCGCCCTGGAGACCGGACAGATCGACGCTGTCTGGGCCGTGGAGCCCTTCGCCTCGATCATCCGCGAGTCCGGCGAGCGCGAGATCGCCTCCAACTTCGTCGACACCCACGAGAACCTCTCCGTGGCCGCCTACTTCGCCGCCGAGCCGCGCGTGGCCGAGGACCCCGAGCTCTTCGACGAGCTCACCGCGGCCCTGGAGGAGTCCCTGGCCTACGCCGAGGCCCACCCCGACGAGGTCCGCTCCGTCATCACCACCTACACCGAGATCGACCAGAGCGTGATCGAGGAGCTCACCCTGCCGCGCTTCCCCGCCGACATCGACACCGACTCGGTCCAGACCCTCGCCGACCTCATGGTCGAGGACGGCCTGATCGACTCCGAGCCCGACCTCGACACGCTCTACCGGTAG